One segment of Salvelinus alpinus chromosome 1, SLU_Salpinus.1, whole genome shotgun sequence DNA contains the following:
- the LOC139536413 gene encoding uncharacterized protein — translation MSGHVKNMYPQLSISQAARTLLSLLLVAAIDSVNAGIACRNQQCESHIQRSSKLTRLIHMESVDLLKIYKASQGDMSELFCQMPNNIVPDPNISGLDPSERMLSIYSHCKAFLPHLKRVTEQQRDLQQPSSPLLNNLTTAQYRTSGLANQINCIYQNLFPNLPIPLEPVDGPTSIHPSQNVFQQKVYGCVVLKNFKELLSQMRHELRTLKNQMCKSRTFAYTNALF, via the exons ATGAGTGGTCATGTAAAGAATATGTATCCTCAGCTGTCCATATCACAAGCAGCAAGAA CATTGCTCTCCCTGTTACTGGTGGCTGCCATTGATTCAGTGAATGCTGGAATAGCATGTAGGAACCAACAGTGTGAGAGTCACATACAAAGAAGTTCCAAGCTAACCAGACTCATACATATGGAATCTGTGGACCTCTTAAAAATATAT AAAGCCAGTCAAGGAGACATGTCAGAGCTGTTCTGCCAGATGCCAAACAACATTGTTCCTGACCCAAACATCTCTGGCCTGGACCCCTCAGAGCGGATGCTGAGCATCTACTCCCACTGTAAGGCTTTCCTACCACACCTGAAGAGAGTCACTGAGCAACAGAGAGACTTACAGCAACCCTCCAGCCCCCTGCTAAACAACCTCACCACTGCCCAGTACCGCACTAGTGGTCTGGCCAACCAAATAAACTGCATTTACCAAAACCTCTTTCCAAACCTGCCCATCCCACTTGAACCTGTAGACGGACCGACGTCAATACACCCCTCCCAAAACGTGTTCCAACAGAAGGTCTATGGTTGTGTGGTTCTGAAGAATTTCAAGGAGCTCCTGTCACAGATGAGACATGAACTAAGGACCTTAAAGAACCAAATGTGCAAAAGTAGGACATTTGCATACACAAATGCACTGTTCTGA
- the LOC139536417 gene encoding calcineurin B homologous protein 3-like: MGALQSLSDEPEYRELAEKTGFSLEQIGILHKRFKQLSHNEDMLRRADLDTIPDLACNPIRTQIIEAFFDKRNFHQNGDGTVEEISFEEFLVVMSHFRPPALNMTEEEREKVRREKLRFLFNMHDTDNDGTITLEEYRHVVEELLSRSGALGKETAKGIADAAMLEVASISMGHMEPDEFYEGITFEHFLKILKDIEIETRMNIRFLNMDTTTLCK, encoded by the exons TTTCCTTAGAGCAAATTGGAATCCTGCACAAAAGATTCAAGCAGTTGAGCCACAATGAAGACATGCTGAG GAGAGCTGACCTCGACACAATTCCAGACCTGGCATGCAATCCAATCCGCACCCAAATTATAGAGGCCTTCTTTGACAAAAG AAACTTCCATCAGAATGGTGACGGGACGGTCGAGGAGATCAGCTTTGAGGAGTTCCTTGTGGTGATGTCCCACTTCAGACCTCCAGCACTGAAcatgacagaggaagagagagagaaggtcagGAGGGAGAAACTCCGCT TCCTGTTTAATATGCACGACACAGACAACGATGGAACAATCACTCTGGAGGAGTATCGACAT GTAGTGGAGGAGCTGCTGTCTCGGAGCGGAGCCCTGGGGAAGGAAACGGCTAAAGGAATAGCAGATGCTGCCATGCTGGAGGTAGCCAGTATTTCCATGGGTCACATG GAACCAGATGAGTTTTACGAGGGGATCACTTTTGAACATTTTCTGAAG ATACTGAAAGATATCGAGATCGAGACGAGAATGAACATTCGCTTTTTGAATATGGACACGACGACCCTGTGCAAGTGA
- the LOC139536277 gene encoding serine/threonine-protein kinase TAO3-like isoform X1, with the protein MSGYKRMRRQHQKQLIALENRLKAEMDELRLRLQKEVETHANNTYIELERLAKRHAVHTDKELKAATAEEKRIQQQIIAQQKKELTTFLDNQKREYRLCKEKIKEVNEMNEDPSTPKEEKQERLSRHKETVQRSQADDEAHLLDQQRLVYDRSCRAMKRRTLVRRHEFEQEQMREELNKKKTQKEMEQALMIRQDESTQELERRQLQTLQRLRVELIRLQHQTELENQEEYNGRRQRELHRKHALEQRQQPRNLKMLEMQIKKQFQDTCKVQTKQYKALRNHQLEVSPKSEHKAILKSLKEEQTRKLAVLAEQYEQSINEMMASQAMRLKEEQQGECQALKQQLQQEMELLDAYQNKTKAQTEAQHERELQKLEQEVSLRRAHLEQKIEEELASLQKERTERIKHLFERQEREMDAFDAESAKLGFESLGSLDFPKEDDR; encoded by the exons ATGTCTGGTTATAAGCGCATGCGGCGGCAGCACCAGAAGCAGCTGATCGCCCTGGAGAACAGGCTGAAGGCGGAGATGGATGAGCTTAGGCTCCGGTTGCAGAAAGAAGTGGAGACCCACGCCAACAACACTTACATAGAACTGGAGAGACTGGCCAAACGGCACGCCGTTCACACAGACAAAGAG TTAAAGGCAGCTACAGCAGAGGAGAAGAGGATCCAGCAACAGATCATTGCCCAGCAAAAGAAGGAGCTGACCACCTTCTTAGACAACCAGAAGAGAGAGTACAGGCTCTGTAAAGAGAAGATCAAAGAGGTAAAT GAGATGAATGAGGACCCCAGTACACCCAAGGAGGAGAAGCAGGAGCGTCTGTCCAGGCACAAGGAGACGGTGCAGCGCTCACAGGCTGATGATGAGGCCCATCTCCTTGACCAGCAGAGGCTGGTCTATGACAGGAGTTGCCGGGCCATGAAACGCAGGACACTGGTCAGGAGGCACGAGTTTGAACAGGAGCAAATGAGAGAG GAGCTGAATAAGAAGAAGACCCAGAAGGAGATGGAGCAGGCCCTGATGATCCGACAGGACGAGTCCACTCAGGAGCTGGAGCGCAGGCAGCTGCAGACACTGCAGAGGCTCCGTGTTGAGCTGATCCGCCTGCAGCACCAGACCGAGTTGGAGAATCAGGAGGAGTACAACGGCCGGCGGCAGAGAGAGCTGCACAGGAAGCACGCCCTAGAGCAGAGGCAGCAGCCCCGGAACCTCAAG ATGTTGGAGATGCAGATCAAGAAACAGTTCCAGGACACGTGTAAGGTGCAGACCAAGCAGTACAAAGCCCTGAGGAACCATCAGCTTGAGGTCTCTCCTAAGAGTGAGCACAAAGCCATCCTAAAGTCACTGAAGGAGGAGCAGACACGCAAGCTCGCCGTGCTGGCCGAGCAGTACGAGCAGAGCATCAACGAGATGATGGCCTCACAAGCG ATGCGTCTGAAGGAGGAGCAGCAAGGAGAGTGCCAGGCATTGAagcagcagctgcagcaggagaTGGAGCTCCTGGATGCCTACCAGAACAAGACCAAGGCCCAGACAGAAGCCCAACACGAGCGGGAGCTGCAGAAGCTGGAGCAGGAAGTCTCCTTACGCAGGGCCCACCTGGAACAAAAG ATTGAAGAGGAGCTGGCCTCACTTCAGAAGGAACGCACTGAAAGGATCAAGCACCTGTTTGAACggcaagagagggagatggacGCTTTCGATGCAGAGAGCGCTAAGCTGGGGTTTGAGAGCTTAGGATCACTGGACTTCCCCAAGGAGGACGACAGATGA
- the LOC139536277 gene encoding serine/threonine-protein kinase TAO3-like isoform X2 has product MSGYKRMRRQHQKQLIALENRLKAEMDELRLRLQKEVETHANNTYIELERLAKRHAVHTDKELKAATAEEKRIQQQIIAQQKKELTTFLDNQKREYRLCKEKIKEEMNEDPSTPKEEKQERLSRHKETVQRSQADDEAHLLDQQRLVYDRSCRAMKRRTLVRRHEFEQEQMREELNKKKTQKEMEQALMIRQDESTQELERRQLQTLQRLRVELIRLQHQTELENQEEYNGRRQRELHRKHALEQRQQPRNLKMLEMQIKKQFQDTCKVQTKQYKALRNHQLEVSPKSEHKAILKSLKEEQTRKLAVLAEQYEQSINEMMASQAMRLKEEQQGECQALKQQLQQEMELLDAYQNKTKAQTEAQHERELQKLEQEVSLRRAHLEQKIEEELASLQKERTERIKHLFERQEREMDAFDAESAKLGFESLGSLDFPKEDDR; this is encoded by the exons ATGTCTGGTTATAAGCGCATGCGGCGGCAGCACCAGAAGCAGCTGATCGCCCTGGAGAACAGGCTGAAGGCGGAGATGGATGAGCTTAGGCTCCGGTTGCAGAAAGAAGTGGAGACCCACGCCAACAACACTTACATAGAACTGGAGAGACTGGCCAAACGGCACGCCGTTCACACAGACAAAGAG TTAAAGGCAGCTACAGCAGAGGAGAAGAGGATCCAGCAACAGATCATTGCCCAGCAAAAGAAGGAGCTGACCACCTTCTTAGACAACCAGAAGAGAGAGTACAGGCTCTGTAAAGAGAAGATCAAAGAG GAGATGAATGAGGACCCCAGTACACCCAAGGAGGAGAAGCAGGAGCGTCTGTCCAGGCACAAGGAGACGGTGCAGCGCTCACAGGCTGATGATGAGGCCCATCTCCTTGACCAGCAGAGGCTGGTCTATGACAGGAGTTGCCGGGCCATGAAACGCAGGACACTGGTCAGGAGGCACGAGTTTGAACAGGAGCAAATGAGAGAG GAGCTGAATAAGAAGAAGACCCAGAAGGAGATGGAGCAGGCCCTGATGATCCGACAGGACGAGTCCACTCAGGAGCTGGAGCGCAGGCAGCTGCAGACACTGCAGAGGCTCCGTGTTGAGCTGATCCGCCTGCAGCACCAGACCGAGTTGGAGAATCAGGAGGAGTACAACGGCCGGCGGCAGAGAGAGCTGCACAGGAAGCACGCCCTAGAGCAGAGGCAGCAGCCCCGGAACCTCAAG ATGTTGGAGATGCAGATCAAGAAACAGTTCCAGGACACGTGTAAGGTGCAGACCAAGCAGTACAAAGCCCTGAGGAACCATCAGCTTGAGGTCTCTCCTAAGAGTGAGCACAAAGCCATCCTAAAGTCACTGAAGGAGGAGCAGACACGCAAGCTCGCCGTGCTGGCCGAGCAGTACGAGCAGAGCATCAACGAGATGATGGCCTCACAAGCG ATGCGTCTGAAGGAGGAGCAGCAAGGAGAGTGCCAGGCATTGAagcagcagctgcagcaggagaTGGAGCTCCTGGATGCCTACCAGAACAAGACCAAGGCCCAGACAGAAGCCCAACACGAGCGGGAGCTGCAGAAGCTGGAGCAGGAAGTCTCCTTACGCAGGGCCCACCTGGAACAAAAG ATTGAAGAGGAGCTGGCCTCACTTCAGAAGGAACGCACTGAAAGGATCAAGCACCTGTTTGAACggcaagagagggagatggacGCTTTCGATGCAGAGAGCGCTAAGCTGGGGTTTGAGAGCTTAGGATCACTGGACTTCCCCAAGGAGGACGACAGATGA